atcctttaagaaatattattagatataacttttttaattatattaaactgCATAATAggtatataaaaagtatttatgCTTTATGTATTCACTTTAATTTATAGgaaatactatttttttagatGCTTCAGTTGTTATTAtggtttatatatatctaatattattttattaaatatcgatataaatatgcataggatatattaattaatataaatagaaaaattttaaatcaagtttctaaaataatttcatataaaaagataaaaagaattatgaaACATCTTGTGTATTTccagaataataataatatacttgcagatattattacaatatctatttatataatctatagagtatatattatgttgtAAAGACACATAAATAACATATCTTTTATTcttactatatataataattattataatacattatattacCATGTTTTTCAATTCTGTCtttctatatatttcatatatattttttttgcatatcatagcagtaataataaataataacatttcCATTagtaatataagaaaatgataataaataattctaatgtagcgttacatgtatataattctaacaaaaatactattataatttttcatgttataaattatatatgctaCATAAGAGCATTATCATGCTTGagttatttaatattttttatatgtataactatatatttttatttacatttaaagtgagataatatttttgttagtACGATtgtatagaatatatattaatttattttgtatatacaatatgaaatatgtttttatatatatttttttgatttacgTGTAAATATTGCTaagaagtatatatatatataataggaaaaagaaataagaaatatatatacatataaaatgaaaaattattttgtcgTTCAtctgttttaatatatctttattaattatatataagatatTAGTTTAAATTTTTGTCTATGATCTCTATATTAAGagattatacatatatagtaaatgaattattttatgaatttcattattaataatttagtagatatttatataacattgTTTTTTGCATAAAGTATAAACTCCTagaataacataaaatgtatactccatataattaattgaattctactataataataaaaatattgagtCCCAAATTATCGGTGAATATTGTATATTAGCATaacttatattaattaattgtGTTTATTAATTAGAAATAAAGCTGTCCAAAAATTAAGTattaccttttttaaaatatacaattttagtaaattgttaaatagtataaaattaacaaaaaaaaaaaataaaaataaaaaaataacacatgcaaaaaattttaaatattttgaatatatttaatgatataattaattatgcACGAAAAAATAGGTAAGTATACTTGAAAATCTTAAAATACATAGAAATAGACAATAAGTTTCAAGGAACACATAAtacgaaaaataaatgttatttCCTATTGGCAAATAAAAGTTACGTTGTATTAGTTTAAGTATAAGAGTATAAACCAATAAAACTGATATAtagaaaatgaatatataaaattagatatatatatagtataatttATAGATAATTACAACACCTGgaataattcataaaaaacaaatatcatattattatatgtctTTTTCtccaatatatattatggtttttcataatttaaaaaatatataattaatttaagtGGCAGTTATACTATGAAatgtgaaaatatatatatgaattatagtgttatttataaatgacaTAAAGTCATATTGTTAACAGAAATTATATAGTTCATTATTGCAACATAATTctataaattgaaaaaaattaaatattttcaacaaattttaattgaaatgaaaaataaattgtattatgtatatttaataagctaaaaaattaatgagtctaaaaattaaaaaaaaaaaaatagaattttcctatttaaaaaaaatgtattcaatatataataaatattatgtagaactatgttacatattttaattagaGCGAATACAATATACCTATAAAagcatatttaaaaagataatattttatatatgtaaataacacaatttaattaatattatcataaagCACTATGAATACATAATGTATAtgcattaaattatatttattacttctATATAggatataatatacattttaaagcAGCAATTGCATAAACCGTTACTATATGTGTATAagcttttttattcttaacatcaaaagttaaaatatttaattataatatattattctgcgaaaataatataaataagtatataaaagtttttttgTTAAGGTGCACTATATTggtaagaaataataaaaatatattatttaaatatataaaatagaaggaatattatataggattttaataataataagtgTTTCAATTATTTACGAATaagataaataatatatgtacttattgttttattattatactttcTTTATTGATaatacaatttattttataaaaatttatagaatatctatgatatagtaaaataagaaaaaaagatatgatttttcattattgGATAGATACAGAagcaaattattttaacagTTATATTCTGATAATAATCAATTTAATAccagaataatatattttattattttttattttattgtattatgttatattaagtattctttaaattcatatttttaattaaaataaaataagaactgaaaaattatttaaaaacatttcaTGTACAAGTAATAAGAATAAAGCTTAGATAATTAAgattcaaaaattattttacaaaaaaaaaaaaattataatttttttactttggagatatatgttttttatatagatTAATAGAATGATAtgcattttacattttaaatatattataggtATTAATGGAAAGAAAGTGATATAATTAATACAtcataaaatgatatatgtaatatcattttcttcatttttcattatgtctattatatttaatattttttaacagtaataagatatattttctaattgtgtttaaaaaattaaaattattaataaagaaGTATCCTTAAAATTAGTTATTATCCCcttaatataaagaataatatattacctACGTTCTATACGTCtaatattctatataaacgcaatatatgaaaatattaaaaaattttatattttattattattattttttttttaaggtaaataaaaaattaattaattgttatactaaatatttaatttatatatttttaatataaaataacgaatcataattattttattttaataaaaattattttgttaaaagtaatattaaGGTAAAAATTCCATAACATACTTTTTtggttatttttattttttcattttgtaaatggcattatagttatatatatattattatgtttttatggaaatataaagaataaataaaataaatatattatagtttATCTTTagaagaatattatattattatttattttttccttaatgTATTACAATATATAGCATCcatataatgaagaaaaaaataaaactattgTTCTTAATAAAAACTGCAGCATTTATCCTTTCAACATGGAGAATCAACTATGCCAGTAATCTGGTATTATGATATTATCGTAGAATATTTGccttattcatttttttcttgcttcacttttatttataatgtttttattccaaaatattatttatactataaatgacaaatatttactttgttttttttagaatgtgcttaaaaaatatttggaCGAAAACAACAGTAATGTTAGAAAATTAGATACAAGAATTTATCAATTACtagtaaaatataagcaGAATCATGATTCACGTATTTTGGGCTTACAAGAAGTAATACCATATAATGGAGAGAACGAAGGAAATCATATATgcaataatgaaaaaaggcacgaagaaagaaagaaattatcaaataaaagtttattaaataattcgAGAATTCATAGACATggtaagaaaaataaatattgtatttttgCAACAAACAAATATTCCCATTTGGaacgaaaaatatttaaggaACTGGATTACCagaattttcttaaaaacaacaggataattaaaaataaattgcacaaaaaaataatgtttaaaaaat
This genomic interval from Plasmodium brasilianum strain Bolivian I chromosome Unknown PB_00_04, whole genome shotgun sequence contains the following:
- a CDS encoding fam-l protein, which encodes MKKKIKLLFLIKTAAFILSTWRINYASNLNVLKKYLDENNSNVRKLDTRIYQLLVKYKQNHDSRILGLQEVIPYNGENEGNHICNNEKRHEERKKLSNKSLLNNSRIHRHGKKNKYCIFATNKYSHLERKIFKELDYQNFLKNNRIIKNKLHKKIMFKKYGLRFSLPLLLFSLLSISLILDLFFKCGFINGLFAFLKNYSLNKWMKGFNESSFFNPIRELCKITGSTSNTKSTIITHFFGIIIYVIPFFILGVTLISWIIYYHNKVKKFEKFKFRKR